GCAGAAAGGTGAAATAAGGTATTGAATGCAGCATTATTTACAGATTTGTTTATCCATGGATGTACCTAAAGTTGTTCTTTGAATATCAGCCTTGAATATCAGCCTTGGTGCTTAACAGTGGTATAACAGCAGCTCAGTTCTCAGTTTAGTACTGCGGATTCTAAGTCTCATTTGCTGAAGCTAGCAAGTCTTTACACCtttgttttcatgttttaaaGCAAATACCTACAGAGTATGCCTGTTTTTCAGCTATGCCTCCCATTGTAgtcaaaaatgttttaacatgCTCAAATGGGAAGCTGAGTAGCTGTATGGCTGCTGTCCGAGGGCGGACCTACTTTGTGCGAAACCCTTTACCAgtaatacacactactccattgttggggtaataaaattggccatagccattttattgagcagaagcgtgaggctaagcatgggtctggatctggtcatgcgggttgAAGCTCCGCAGGGCGGACGCCCCATACCTGAGCTTCGCTCtactgcggggctctgccgggcggccactcctggcaagaggtgttccccctttGGCCCTGTTCCGCAGGGCGGTCACCTCTTGCCATTGTcaccgttcccaaggggaaggcctagctccctaactcccttccccttgcccttccagatcaatgcCCATGTGCCAAACGGCCAAgtatctaggctatgacaaaataagcttGTATTAACACACAAGAAAATTAGGGAGAAGTGGGCGGGCAAATCATCACCCAGCAAGCACATGGCTGACACAAAGGATGGCGAGCCCCTTTAAAGGCTCGTTCACCCCTCCTTTGCGAGCCCTTTCCAGCCATAGTTCCTTTCTCCCTTCCGCCCTCACTTGGCGGCATCTGCTGGtttcgcctccccccaccccgagcagcaaccgcggcCCGGGGTAATTCCCAGCCGTCTTTCTTAGCAAAGCGAAATCCATTAATACCAAGTAATAAAACTTGTTTTCAGTTACAAAAACAAGACATGATGATTATCTCAAATAGGTGATATTTAAAATGATTGTTTTACAAGAATTGAAATATGGCTTCCCGATTATAATAGGACATTTGTTTATATCTGGTATAAgcagcatttcctttctttgcttttctgATGACATTTATTACAACTTTTTCGTCTTAGTTTTCTTCACTAAAAAGAATGTATCTTTCCAGAATCACTGACTTTTGTGCCTCTGTTCTCTTTTGTAGAAATCTTCTAAAATCACTGAGGATGACATCAGGTTGAGAAAAGAGAGAGACCGATATTGTGCCAATTTCCTGGAGCCCGGCCGCGTGCGTGcagcaaaggaggggaaaatggaaaTTGAAGCTGTTGCCTCAGAACATAAAACCATCGCTGTGGGGAGTTCGGTGCATGCTGTAGACAATCAAACACACTTACTCTCTCCCGCTGCCAGCCACAATGGACTTAAAGACAGACACGAGTCCTTGGACAGTGAGGTTGCTAAAGAGATCAGATATCTGGACGAGGTGCTAGAAGCAAACTGCTGTGATTCTGCTGCCGATACTCCCTTTAATGGGATGACTTCTTCCTCTCCTGAGCCAAGTGCATCCGTTGTCATTGACGGCTGCGGTCCAACCGTTCACATTGTTAAGGATTCCACAGCACCCAGTGAAAGGGGCACCCTAGTAGTTGGTGGGCAGACGCCTCCGATTACTGAGCCCAGTGGGATAAACGCGGCCTCTGAGAAGCTGAAACCAAACGGCCACTCTCTGGACGGACTGCGAGAGGAGCCCTGTGACAGTGGGAAAGGGCCCGTGAGCCAGTGCTCTTCCACAAGCTCAAGGTCTTCCAAGGATGGCGAAGCCGCGTTCACCACCATTAAGAGGGAAGCGAAGTTTGAGCTGAGAGCCTTCCACGAGGAGAAAAAGCCATCCAAACTCTTCGAGGAGGAAGACGTGAAAGAGAAGTACAGAGTCCGCAAAGTGAGGCCTTCTGAGGAAATGCTGGAGCTGGAAAAGGAGAGGCGGGAACTCATCAGAAGCCAAGCCGTCAAGAAAAACCCCGGCATAGCAGCCAAGTGGTGGAACCCGCCCCAGGAGAAGACACTCGAGGAACAGCTAGACGAGGACCATTTGGAATCTCACAGGAAGTACAAAGAACGCAAAGAAAAGCAGCAGCCGCAGCCGACACCATCGATGGCCACGAAGCCCATTTCACATTCCTCCATGGCGCCGGATGCAAGCAGCATCAAAAAGGACGATGTTGTCACAGAGCAGATAGATTTCTCAGCGGCACGGAAACAGTTTCAGTTAATGGAACATTCAGGTCAGCCAAACAGCGCAGCTGCGCCCAAGAGATCAGGAACCCCTAAAATGTTCACCATCCAACCCTTCTATAAACCAATAGGCCCGTCCCAAGTAGACCGGCGAACGCACCCGGTTACAAAGCCGGTCTCTCCATGCAGTCAGACAGTACAGGTTGGCAATAACGATGTCACCATTGTAAAAGCGGAGAGAGTCTCTTGCATCATAGATGATAGTAGCGTAGGAATTCAGAACAGCTCTGCCGACCTAATGAGAACATCCCCTTCCACAAAGCCTAGTCAGGCACCGAAAGAGTGGGCGGACGATACCGAATTCATGAGCGCAAAGGCGGTGTTTACAGTGGTGAAGGACGATGAACACAGACTACTAGACCAGTTCTCCAGGACCACCAACGTGTCTTTCCCGCCAGaggagctggactctggtctggacgAGTTGTCGGTTAGATCTCAGGACACAACTGTTTTGGAAACACTGTCCAACGATTTCAGCATGGACAACATCAGCGACAGCGGTGCCTCCAACGAGACAATGAACGCCCTTCAAGAAAACTCCCTCACGGATTTCTCCTTGCCCCAGACTCCTCAGGCGAACACCCCTTCAGAGTGTCAAGGGGAGGGGGTCTCCAAGTCACTGAGCGACCACGGTTTCTACTCTCCTTCCTCCCCATCGCTTGACTCCATGCTCATTGAGGAGCAGTTGGAATACCAGGCTGGTCTACTGGTTCAAAACGCCATTCAGCAAGCCATAGCTGAGCAGGCTGACAAAATCAGGCCAAAGCGAGCAAAAGATCCCACAGACCACCAGATCGAGAGGCGGGAGGAGGCGGACAAAGCACCATGTTCTGAGAAGCAGCACAATCCAACTTTTCAGCCACCTCAGGTGTCTTCTCCCATGCAAGAAAAAAGGGATACAGCACCAAAGGCTTCAACAGCTCAAGACTCAATACTCAGGGAAGTTCCACAACCATCCCTTGCCGTTCTTGCTCCCCAACCAGTCACTGTGGAGGAAACCAAGCCAGAAGTCAGCTACTTCAGCAAGTATTCAGAAGCGGCCGAGCTGCGGAGCACGGCTTCCATTCTGGCTCACCAAGAAGCCGAGGTGACCGTGGGGCCTTTCAAACTGAGGTCAAAAAAGCAGAGGACTTTGTCCATGATAGAAGAAGAGATCCGAGCGGCGCAGCAAAGAGAAGAGGAACTCAAAAGGGAGAGGCGAGGGATGCCAGTGGCGCAGAATCCCTTTGCAAAGGGTACGCCTGCACCCGCCACCAGAACTGTGTCTTACAAAACTGTACCAGGTAGGAATTCTGACCTTTTGTGTAAGTTGGTGCAAAGTTGTGGCATGTGTCGTTCTCGGATGACTCGGGGAGAGGGTGTGGTTGATGACAAATGTTGATTACAAATGTTCATCCTTATTCAGTGTCCCTCTCAAACGAACATAAGAATccatgctgtgtggtttccgggctgtatggccgtgttcttgcagcattctctcctgacgttttgcctgcatctgtggctggcatcttcagaggatctgatagtaggaaagcaagtggagtattgttggag
The DNA window shown above is from Sphaerodactylus townsendi isolate TG3544 linkage group LG07, MPM_Stown_v2.3, whole genome shotgun sequence and carries:
- the LOC125436749 gene encoding A-kinase anchor protein 2-like isoform X4, whose amino-acid sequence is MEIEAVASEHKTIAVGSSVHAVDNQTHLLSPAASHNGLKDRHESLDSEVAKEIRYLDEVLEANCCDSAADTPFNGMTSSSPEPSASVVIDGCGPTVHIVKDSTAPSERGTLVVGGQTPPITEPSGINAASEKLKPNGHSLDGLREEPCDSGKGPVSQCSSTSSRSSKDGEAAFTTIKREAKFELRAFHEEKKPSKLFEEEDVKEKYRVRKVRPSEEMLELEKERRELIRSQAVKKNPGIAAKWWNPPQEKTLEEQLDEDHLESHRKYKERKEKQQPQPTPSMATKPISHSSMAPDASSIKKDDVVTEQIDFSAARKQFQLMEHSGQPNSAAAPKRSGTPKMFTIQPFYKPIGPSQVDRRTHPVTKPVSPCSQTVQVGNNDVTIVKAERVSCIIDDSSVGIQNSSADLMRTSPSTKPSQAPKEWADDTEFMSAKAVFTVVKDDEHRLLDQFSRTTNVSFPPEELDSGLDELSVRSQDTTVLETLSNDFSMDNISDSGASNETMNALQENSLTDFSLPQTPQANTPSECQGEGVSKSLSDHGFYSPSSPSLDSMLIEEQLEYQAGLLVQNAIQQAIAEQADKIRPKRAKDPTDHQIERREEADKAPCSEKQHNPTFQPPQVSSPMQEKRDTAPKASTAQDSILREVPQPSLAVLAPQPVTVEETKPEVSYFSKYSEAAELRSTASILAHQEAEVTVGPFKLRSKKQRTLSMIEEEIRAAQQREEELKRERRGMPVAQNPFAKGTPAPATRTVSYKTVPGS
- the LOC125436749 gene encoding A-kinase anchor protein 2-like isoform X1, encoding MEIEAVASEHKTIAVGSSVHAVDNQTHLLSPAASHNGLKDRHESLDSEVAKEIRYLDEVLEANCCDSAADTPFNGMTSSSPEPSASVVIDGCGPTVHIVKDSTAPSERGTLVVGGQTPPITEPSGINAASEKLKPNGHSLDGLREEPCDSGKGPVSQCSSTSSRSSKDGEAAFTTIKREAKFELRAFHEEKKPSKLFEEEDVKEKYRVRKVRPSEEMLELEKERRELIRSQAVKKNPGIAAKWWNPPQEKTLEEQLDEDHLESHRKYKERKEKQQPQPTPSMATKPISHSSMAPDASSIKKDDVVTEQIDFSAARKQFQLMEHSGQPNSAAAPKRSGTPKMFTIQPFYKPIGPSQVDRRTHPVTKPVSPCSQTVQVGNNDVTIVKAERVSCIIDDSSVGIQNSSADLMRTSPSTKPSQAPKEWADDTEFMSAKAVFTVVKDDEHRLLDQFSRTTNVSFPPEELDSGLDELSVRSQDTTVLETLSNDFSMDNISDSGASNETMNALQENSLTDFSLPQTPQANTPSECQGEGVSKSLSDHGFYSPSSPSLDSMLIEEQLEYQAGLLVQNAIQQAIAEQADKIRPKRAKDPTDHQIERREEADKAPCSEKQHNPTFQPPQVSSPMQEKRDTAPKASTAQDSILREVPQPSLAVLAPQPVTVEETKPEVSYFSKYSEAAELRSTASILAHQEAEVTVGPFKLRSKKQRTLSMIEEEIRAAQQREEELKRERRGMPVAQNPFAKGTPAPATRTVSYKTVPGKIEKIKPPPSPTSEGPPPHSDSALDEAGGSQKPKNLMQTLLEDYETHKTKRREKMDESSYTCKLLSNKVTSEVLEATRVNRRKSALALRWEAGIYANREENE
- the LOC125436749 gene encoding A-kinase anchor protein 2-like isoform X3, whose protein sequence is MEIEAVASEHKTIAVGSSVHAVDNQTHLLSPAASHNGLKDRHESLDSEVAKEIRYLDEVLEANCCDSAADTPFNGMTSSSPEPSASVVIDGCGPTVHIVKDSTAPSERGTLVVGGQTPPITEPSGINAASEKLKPNGHSLDGLREEPCDSGKGPVSQCSSTSSRSSKDGEAAFTTIKREAKFELRAFHEEKKPSKLFEEEDVKEKYRVRKVRPSEEMLELEKERRELIRSQAVKKNPGIAAKWWNPPQEKTLEEQLDEDHLESHRKYKERKEKQQPQPTPSMATKPISHSSMAPDASSIKKDDVVTEQIDFSAARKQFQLMEHSGQPNSAAAPKRSGTPKMFTIQPFYKPIGPSQVDRRTHPVTKPVSPCSQTVQVGNNDVTIVKAERVSCIIDDSSVGIQNSSADLMRTSPSTKPSQAPKEWADDTEFMSAKAVFTVVKDDEHRLLDQFSRTTNVSFPPEELDSGLDELSVRSQDTTVLETLSNDFSMDNISDSGASNETMNALQENSLTDFSLPQTPQANTPSECQGEGVSKSLSDHGFYSPSSPSLDSMLIEEQLEYQAGLLVQNAIQQAIAEQADKIRPKRAKDPTDHQIERREEADKAPCSEKQHNPTFQPPQVSSPMQEKRDTAPKASTAQDSILREVPQPSLAVLAPQPVTVEETKPEVSYFSKYSEAAELRSTASILAHQEAEVTVGPFKLRSKKQRTLSMIEEEIRAAQQREEELKRERRGMPVAQNPFAKGTPAPATRTVSYKTVPVRSKGSQSCQMSQL
- the LOC125436749 gene encoding A-kinase anchor protein 2-like isoform X2 is translated as MEIEAVASEHKTIAVGSSVHAVDNQTHLLSPAASHNGLKDRHESLDSEVAKEIRYLDEVLEANCCDSAADTPFNGMTSSSPEPSASVVIDGCGPTVHIVKDSTAPSERGTLVVGGQTPPITEPSGINAASEKLKPNGHSLDGLREEPCDSGKGPVSQCSSTSSRSSKDGEAAFTTIKREAKFELRAFHEEKKPSKLFEEEDVKEKYRVRKVRPSEEMLELEKERRELIRSQAVKKNPGIAAKWWNPPQEKTLEEQLDEDHLESHRKYKERKEKQQPQPTPSMATKPISHSSMAPDASSIKKDDVVTEQIDFSAARKQFQLMEHSGQPNSAAAPKRSGTPKMFTIQPFYKPIGPSQVDRRTHPVTKPVSPCSQTVQVGNNDVTIVKAERVSCIIDDSSVGIQNSSADLMRTSPSTKPSQAPKEWADDTEFMSAKAVFTVVKDDEHRLLDQFSRTTNVSFPPEELDSGLDELSVRSQDTTVLETLSNDFSMDNISDSGASNETMNALQENSLTDFSLPQTPQANTPSECQGEGVSKSLSDHGFYSPSSPSLDSMLIEEQLEYQAGLLVQNAIQQAIAEQADKIRPKRAKDPTDHQIERREEADKAPCSEKQHNPTFQPPQVSSPMQEKRDTAPKASTAQDSILREVPQPSLAVLAPQPVTVEETKPEVSYFSKYSEAAELRSTASILAHQEAEVTVGPFKLRSKKQRTLSMIEEEIRAAQQREEELKRERRGMPVAQNPFAKGTPAPATRTVSYKTVPGKIEKIKPPPSPTSEGPPPHSDSALDEAGGSQKPKNLMQTLLEDYETHKTKRREKMDESSVLEATRVNRRKSALALRWEAGIYANREENE